A genomic segment from Vanacampus margaritifer isolate UIUO_Vmar chromosome 3, RoL_Vmar_1.0, whole genome shotgun sequence encodes:
- the elovl7a gene encoding elongation of very long chain fatty acids protein 7a isoform X1, producing MELYDIKTSASLVYDGFFQNADSRTEDWLLMSSPVLQSVIIMAYIYFVVSLGPRIMENRKAFDLKGVLVVYNFSVVALSLYLCYEFVMSGWGTGYSFHCDLVDYSDSPQAIRMAETCWLYYFSKFIEMLDTIFFVLRKKNNQVTFLHVYHHSIMPFTWWFGVRFSAGASSLLVFFSPSPFRPFNYIVVSSRQGGMGTFHGLLNSVVHVIMYSYYGLTALGPKYQKYLWWKKYLTTIQLIQFVMVTTHISQYFFIRDCYYQFPIFIYIICLYGLIFLFLFLNFWYHAYTKGKRLPKVLQAQTWGHHSNGVMNGHANHDKDE from the exons ATGGAATTATATGATATAAAGACTTCAGCGTCACTCGTGTATGATGGCTTCTTCCAGAATGCAG ACTCTCGCACGGAGGACTGGCTGCTCATGTCGTCTCCCGTCCTGCAGAGCGTCATCATCATGGCGTACATCTACTTCGTCGTTTCGCTGGGCCCTCGCATCATGGAGAACCGCAAAGCGTTTGACCTCAAAGGCGTTCTGGTGGTTTACAACTTCAGCGTGGTGGCGCTGTCGCTCTACCTGTGCTACGAG TTTGTCATGTCGGGATGGGGAACTGGATACTCCTTCCACTGCGACCTCGTCGACTACTCTGACTCGCCACAAGCTATCAGG ATGGCGGAAACGTGCTGGCTCTACTACTTCTCCAAGTTCATTGAGATGTTGGACACA ATTTTCTTTGTGCTGAGGAAGAAGAACAACCAGGTGACATTTCTTCACGTGTACCATCATTCCATCATGCCGTTTACCTGGTGGTTTGGCGTTCGCTTCTCTGCAGGTGCAAGCTccctccttgtttttttttcaccctctcCATTTAGGCCATTTAACTATATAGTCGTCTCCTCTCGTCAAGGTGGTATGGGGACTTTCCACGGCCTGCTCAACTCTGTTGTCCATGTCATTATGTACTCCTACTACGGCCTGACTGCCCTGGGTCCGAAATACCAGAAGTACCTGTGGTGGAAGAAATACCTCACCACCATTCAGCTG ATCCAGTTTGTGATGGTGACCACGCACATCTCGCAGTACTTCTTCATCCGCGATTGCTACTACCAGTTCCCCATCTTCATCTACATCATCTGTCTGTACggcctcatcttcctcttcctcttcctcaacTTCTGGTACCACGCCTACACCAAAGGCAAGCGGCTGCCCAAGGTGCTGCAGGCCCAAACGTGGGGCCACCACTCGAACGGCGTGATGAACGGCCACGCCAACCACGACAAAGACGAATAA
- the elovl7a gene encoding elongation of very long chain fatty acids protein 7a isoform X2 has product MELYDIKTSASLVYDGFFQNADSRTEDWLLMSSPVLQSVIIMAYIYFVVSLGPRIMENRKAFDLKGVLVVYNFSVVALSLYLCYEFVMSGWGTGYSFHCDLVDYSDSPQAIRMAETCWLYYFSKFIEMLDTIFFVLRKKNNQVTFLHVYHHSIMPFTWWFGVRFSAGGMGTFHGLLNSVVHVIMYSYYGLTALGPKYQKYLWWKKYLTTIQLIQFVMVTTHISQYFFIRDCYYQFPIFIYIICLYGLIFLFLFLNFWYHAYTKGKRLPKVLQAQTWGHHSNGVMNGHANHDKDE; this is encoded by the exons ATGGAATTATATGATATAAAGACTTCAGCGTCACTCGTGTATGATGGCTTCTTCCAGAATGCAG ACTCTCGCACGGAGGACTGGCTGCTCATGTCGTCTCCCGTCCTGCAGAGCGTCATCATCATGGCGTACATCTACTTCGTCGTTTCGCTGGGCCCTCGCATCATGGAGAACCGCAAAGCGTTTGACCTCAAAGGCGTTCTGGTGGTTTACAACTTCAGCGTGGTGGCGCTGTCGCTCTACCTGTGCTACGAG TTTGTCATGTCGGGATGGGGAACTGGATACTCCTTCCACTGCGACCTCGTCGACTACTCTGACTCGCCACAAGCTATCAGG ATGGCGGAAACGTGCTGGCTCTACTACTTCTCCAAGTTCATTGAGATGTTGGACACA ATTTTCTTTGTGCTGAGGAAGAAGAACAACCAGGTGACATTTCTTCACGTGTACCATCATTCCATCATGCCGTTTACCTGGTGGTTTGGCGTTCGCTTCTCTGCAG GTGGTATGGGGACTTTCCACGGCCTGCTCAACTCTGTTGTCCATGTCATTATGTACTCCTACTACGGCCTGACTGCCCTGGGTCCGAAATACCAGAAGTACCTGTGGTGGAAGAAATACCTCACCACCATTCAGCTG ATCCAGTTTGTGATGGTGACCACGCACATCTCGCAGTACTTCTTCATCCGCGATTGCTACTACCAGTTCCCCATCTTCATCTACATCATCTGTCTGTACggcctcatcttcctcttcctcttcctcaacTTCTGGTACCACGCCTACACCAAAGGCAAGCGGCTGCCCAAGGTGCTGCAGGCCCAAACGTGGGGCCACCACTCGAACGGCGTGATGAACGGCCACGCCAACCACGACAAAGACGAATAA